One window of the Streptomyces asoensis genome contains the following:
- a CDS encoding DUF5133 domain-containing protein, with translation MLMAHPAVLRNLIEQYETLRVLHAENGSEEAHRRMDDVAYPRCVSTGTRDIDAALIAARHQLPGVRTEDDSLLPA, from the coding sequence ATGCTCATGGCGCACCCGGCCGTACTGAGGAACCTCATCGAGCAGTACGAGACCCTGCGCGTCCTGCACGCCGAGAACGGCAGCGAGGAGGCCCACCGGCGGATGGACGACGTCGCCTACCCCCGGTGTGTATCGACCGGTACCCGCGACATCGACGCCGCCCTCATCGCCGCACGCCACCAACTGCCCGGAGTCCGCACCGAGGACGACTCCCTCCTCCCCGCCTGA
- a CDS encoding ANTAR domain-containing protein — MTTSSRVPRHLPDDGTRNAAVAGCLEQENAQLRHAVFSHATVDQALGVLIAVHRIAPAIGFEVLREVSQHTNIKLHTVAEMVIGWALGQQPLPELVGHELGEAVQRRSRHDDAPDPPQ; from the coding sequence ATGACGACCTCGTCCCGTGTACCGCGGCACCTGCCCGACGACGGCACGCGCAACGCCGCGGTGGCCGGCTGTCTGGAGCAGGAGAATGCGCAGCTGCGGCACGCGGTTTTTTCCCACGCGACGGTCGACCAGGCCCTCGGTGTCCTCATAGCGGTCCACCGGATTGCGCCGGCCATCGGGTTCGAGGTGCTGCGTGAGGTGTCCCAGCACACCAACATCAAGCTGCACACGGTCGCCGAGATGGTGATCGGCTGGGCGCTGGGGCAGCAGCCGCTGCCGGAGCTGGTGGGCCATGAGCTGGGTGAGGCCGTGCAGCGCCGCTCGCGGCACGACGATGCCCCGGACCCGCCTCAGTAG
- a CDS encoding STAS domain-containing protein has protein sequence MSGIEQADRPDRFSVAHRTVDGVRVVTVQGEIDHDVKNAFSNALLPEDGVAQASRIVVDLSGVTFMDSSGINVFVTAHQAVSSTEGWLRIAAAQKPVLHVLQLVGIDAVITCHTTLEQALNP, from the coding sequence GTGAGCGGCATCGAGCAAGCGGACCGGCCCGACCGGTTCTCCGTCGCACACCGCACGGTCGACGGCGTGCGCGTCGTCACCGTGCAGGGCGAGATCGACCACGACGTCAAAAACGCCTTCAGCAACGCCCTGCTCCCAGAGGACGGCGTGGCACAGGCGTCGCGGATCGTGGTGGACCTCAGCGGCGTGACCTTCATGGACTCCAGCGGCATCAACGTCTTCGTCACCGCCCACCAAGCCGTCAGCAGCACTGAGGGATGGCTGCGCATCGCCGCCGCACAGAAACCCGTCCTCCATGTCCTCCAGCTGGTCGGCATCGACGCCGTCATCACCTGCCACACCACCCTCGAGCAGGCCCTCAACCCCTGA
- a CDS encoding ATP-binding protein codes for MRARPEASHNGGYGCPAPDEYLIRAGYALGGGDGCIADARRHALAFLDQAAADYPLSVPAPTRDLTQLVVSELVTNACKYAPGPVLVELRINTYAVDVVVWDSDPTVPAARAADPGRIGQHGLEIVKAVAKDLVVEQQPVGKRITARIPLLGPSAASPGPSV; via the coding sequence ATGAGGGCGCGCCCAGAGGCATCCCATAACGGCGGCTACGGCTGTCCGGCGCCGGATGAGTACCTGATCCGCGCCGGCTACGCCCTCGGTGGTGGCGACGGCTGCATCGCCGACGCCCGCCGGCACGCCCTTGCCTTCCTCGACCAGGCCGCAGCCGACTATCCCCTGTCGGTGCCCGCCCCCACGAGGGACCTGACCCAGCTGGTGGTCAGCGAGCTGGTCACCAACGCCTGCAAATACGCCCCCGGCCCGGTCCTGGTGGAACTGCGCATCAACACCTACGCCGTGGACGTCGTCGTGTGGGACAGCGACCCCACCGTTCCCGCGGCCCGGGCCGCCGACCCCGGCCGGATCGGCCAGCACGGCCTGGAGATCGTCAAAGCTGTCGCGAAGGACCTCGTCGTCGAGCAGCAGCCGGTCGGCAAACGCATCACCGCCCGCATCCCCCTGCTCGGCCCGTCGGCAGCGAGCCCGGGGCCCTCCGTCTGA